In Fluviicola taffensis DSM 16823, the following are encoded in one genomic region:
- a CDS encoding ABC transporter ATP-binding protein, producing MLVAKGIRKKYGQLDVLKGIDLEIKSGEIVSIVGSSGAGKTTLLQILGTLDKPDSGELTLNGINPFTLNSRGLAEFRNQKIGFIFQFHQLLPEFTALENVLMPALIGGKALNESKVRAKHLLQKLGLQDRENHQPSALSGGEQQRVAVARALMNEPDIIFADEPSGNLDSKNAAELHQLFFDLRDEFGQTFVIVTHNNQLAEMADRMIVMSDGSLK from the coding sequence ATGCTTGTTGCAAAGGGAATCCGAAAGAAATACGGTCAACTAGATGTATTGAAAGGGATTGATTTGGAAATTAAATCCGGAGAAATTGTTTCAATCGTTGGCTCTTCTGGAGCTGGGAAGACTACCCTACTCCAGATTCTTGGAACTTTGGACAAGCCTGATTCTGGAGAATTAACACTCAATGGAATTAATCCTTTCACGTTGAATTCCAGAGGATTGGCAGAATTCAGAAACCAGAAAATTGGATTTATTTTTCAATTCCATCAATTATTACCTGAATTCACCGCTTTGGAAAATGTATTGATGCCCGCTCTAATTGGTGGAAAAGCATTGAATGAATCCAAGGTCCGTGCGAAACATCTTCTACAAAAGCTTGGACTTCAGGATCGTGAAAATCATCAGCCCTCTGCCCTTTCGGGCGGAGAACAACAGCGCGTTGCAGTTGCAAGAGCTTTGATGAACGAACCAGATATCATTTTTGCAGATGAACCATCTGGGAACTTGGATTCAAAAAACGCCGCCGAATTGCATCAGTTGTTTTTTGACTTGCGCGACGAATTTGGACAAACATTTGTCATTGTGACCCACAACAATCAATTAGCTGAAATGGCTGATCGAATGATTGTGATGTCAGACGGATCATTGAAATAA
- a CDS encoding SRPBCC family protein, with the protein MKKLSYTQEISASPERVYDLMLGLSDKRTYEQWCATFNPTSTWEGGWNTGDKILFIGISEDGSKGGMVARIAENDPGKYVSIEHCGIMENGVEITEGEKVDSWKGAHENYRFEATANGTRVTAEVDTVDEYASYFDETWPKALDELKKICE; encoded by the coding sequence ATGAAAAAACTCAGTTATACCCAAGAAATATCAGCTTCCCCTGAACGCGTTTACGATTTAATGCTCGGTCTCAGTGACAAGCGTACTTACGAGCAATGGTGTGCCACTTTTAACCCTACTTCTACCTGGGAAGGTGGCTGGAACACTGGCGACAAGATCTTGTTCATCGGGATATCTGAAGATGGCAGCAAGGGAGGAATGGTTGCCCGAATTGCAGAAAATGATCCGGGAAAATATGTGTCCATCGAGCACTGTGGAATTATGGAAAACGGCGTAGAAATAACGGAAGGTGAAAAAGTAGACAGTTGGAAAGGAGCTCATGAAAATTATCGGTTTGAGGCTACTGCCAACGGAACGCGTGTAACAGCTGAAGTAGATACGGTGGATGAGTACGCTTCCTATTTCGACGAGACCTGGCCGAAAGCCTTGGATGAATTGAAGAAGATTTGTGAGTAG
- a CDS encoding DUF4268 domain-containing protein — translation MYSKEEAKQLKADFWNQFKVHMQKVRSSNGRRMNWLAYPTEVKDIYVRVDVDGKGARFTFDIQGKDEGVRAILWEQLTELKIVLEEEMGTEGVWIENASTSVVSDFNRIIWERRDLNFYRKEDHPEIINFLSERLIHFDAFYQEFKDILINLAS, via the coding sequence ATGTATTCCAAAGAAGAAGCAAAGCAACTCAAAGCCGATTTCTGGAACCAGTTTAAGGTTCATATGCAGAAAGTGCGCTCTTCCAATGGACGAAGAATGAACTGGTTGGCTTATCCTACTGAAGTGAAGGATATCTATGTTCGAGTGGATGTGGATGGAAAAGGCGCTCGTTTTACCTTCGATATCCAAGGGAAAGATGAAGGTGTGCGTGCAATCTTATGGGAACAACTTACGGAGTTGAAAATTGTCTTAGAAGAAGAAATGGGAACAGAAGGTGTTTGGATTGAAAATGCCAGTACTTCAGTTGTTTCCGACTTTAATCGGATTATTTGGGAACGAAGGGATTTGAATTTTTACAGGAAAGAAGATCATCCTGAAATAATAAACTTTTTATCTGAGCGTTTGATTCATTTTGATGCGTTTTACCAAGAATTTAAGGATATCTTGATAAATCTAGCATCGTAG
- a CDS encoding OmpA family protein, whose amino-acid sequence MNKSKSYLLILTLLSFFSSDYIFAQTTNLISNSGFELFKKLPTDVAQAKDCMISWVIPNDVGKGEYYHQQCSTKKAGTQKNHFGEQNPHSGQAYVGLCIAKNFREYLQTELKSSLIKGEKYTVKLYISCADKGWLSTVSEFNILFSKGSFSIPENENLQVAPEIKFTGDFSHKKDWIELSTTYTANGTEKFMTFGSFVYKDKGEIHGEINGAFKYAHYYVDDIFIGLEENKKPPVQDSIHEKANTVDTSINLTVGDVYVLHNLQFESGKSILLPNEYPELENFIRHVEKYPNQTLLVTGHTDNVGNKGDNKMLSLERANAIKQYLVAKGINKNKIVIEGKGDEIPLDSNETEEGRKKNRRVEISIIK is encoded by the coding sequence ATGAATAAATCCAAATCCTATCTACTCATTTTGACTTTGCTTTCTTTTTTCAGCTCTGACTATATATTTGCTCAAACAACTAATTTAATTTCAAACTCAGGCTTTGAATTATTCAAAAAACTTCCCACTGATGTTGCGCAAGCCAAAGACTGCATGATTTCTTGGGTAATTCCAAATGATGTTGGAAAGGGAGAATACTATCATCAGCAATGTTCTACGAAAAAAGCAGGAACACAAAAGAACCACTTCGGTGAACAAAATCCACATTCCGGACAAGCATATGTAGGATTATGCATTGCCAAAAATTTTCGTGAATACCTCCAAACTGAATTAAAGTCTTCCTTAATAAAGGGAGAAAAGTATACTGTTAAATTGTATATCAGCTGTGCTGATAAAGGATGGTTAAGCACTGTAAGTGAATTTAACATCTTATTTTCTAAGGGCTCATTTTCGATTCCTGAAAATGAAAATTTACAGGTTGCGCCTGAAATAAAATTTACGGGTGATTTCAGCCACAAAAAAGATTGGATAGAGCTTTCCACCACTTACACTGCAAATGGTACAGAGAAGTTCATGACTTTTGGTTCTTTTGTGTATAAAGATAAGGGCGAGATACATGGGGAAATTAACGGTGCTTTCAAATATGCTCATTATTATGTTGACGACATTTTTATTGGTTTGGAAGAGAACAAAAAGCCACCTGTTCAAGATAGTATTCATGAAAAAGCAAACACTGTTGATACATCAATAAATTTAACAGTAGGAGATGTATATGTTTTGCATAACCTTCAATTTGAATCTGGAAAATCCATTCTATTACCCAATGAATACCCCGAACTGGAGAATTTTATTCGCCACGTTGAAAAGTATCCGAACCAGACACTTTTGGTAACTGGCCATACAGATAATGTTGGAAATAAGGGAGATAACAAGATGCTTTCATTAGAAAGGGCAAATGCCATCAAACAATACCTGGTTGCAAAAGGAATAAACAAAAACAAGATCGTCATTGAAGGAAAAGGAGATGAAATCCCGTTAGATTCGAATGAAACGGAAGAAGGTCGAAAAAAGAATCGACGTGTTGAAATTTCAATCATAAAATAA
- a CDS encoding glycosyltransferase, which translates to MKILYIAPKPPAPIVDGGCFAMLECLKGLAQFAEVDGIILETHKHPYTEESAKILRSYLKKETIIHLKTEINPTDAILHFVRRKNYNLARFQSDKLKHELSKSLAEDYDYIVCDSLFAAAQLNQFDFNDLPPIIIRSHNIESEIWKQQANSETSVLKRFYLRKLESTLRKEEQEILEKAAVIWSISEEDQQWIETNLKYRKAILLPVSIAPPTYSADYTQNGFFHLGSMNWRPNQEAVSFLVEKVWKNEAISQFNLRIAGSKSEQYSHFNTDFIKVVGWVNDSNSFMAQSGTLVSPIQSGSGIRIKLLEAMALGVPCITTKLGAAGIDIEQSGIQIADSPESFIKQILHFHQNQDFRQKVGEQSRNYISKVHSFETCNALMKSTFGI; encoded by the coding sequence ATGAAAATTCTATACATCGCTCCAAAGCCACCTGCTCCAATTGTTGATGGAGGCTGTTTTGCCATGTTAGAATGCCTGAAGGGTTTGGCGCAATTTGCTGAAGTCGATGGAATCATTTTAGAAACACACAAACATCCTTACACGGAAGAATCGGCAAAAATCCTTCGCTCTTATTTAAAAAAGGAAACGATCATTCACTTGAAAACGGAGATTAATCCAACGGATGCAATCCTTCATTTTGTTCGTCGTAAGAATTATAACTTAGCCCGTTTTCAATCAGATAAACTCAAACACGAATTAAGTAAATCACTTGCTGAAGACTACGATTACATTGTTTGCGACAGTTTATTTGCCGCAGCACAATTGAATCAGTTCGATTTCAACGATCTTCCTCCAATCATCATTCGATCGCACAACATTGAATCCGAAATATGGAAACAGCAAGCCAATTCAGAAACATCGGTTTTGAAGCGGTTTTACTTGCGGAAATTAGAATCTACCTTGCGAAAAGAAGAACAAGAAATCCTCGAAAAGGCAGCTGTAATTTGGTCCATTTCAGAAGAAGATCAACAATGGATTGAAACCAATTTAAAGTATCGAAAAGCCATTCTTCTTCCAGTTTCTATTGCTCCTCCAACCTACTCTGCGGATTACACACAAAACGGATTCTTTCATCTCGGTTCCATGAATTGGAGACCAAATCAAGAGGCTGTATCGTTTTTAGTCGAAAAGGTATGGAAAAATGAAGCCATTTCGCAGTTCAATTTGCGAATTGCAGGATCGAAAAGTGAACAATATTCACATTTCAATACAGACTTCATCAAAGTAGTAGGTTGGGTAAATGATAGCAATTCATTCATGGCACAATCAGGCACACTGGTCTCTCCTATTCAATCTGGAAGTGGAATTCGAATAAAATTACTCGAAGCAATGGCGCTTGGCGTTCCTTGTATTACAACTAAATTAGGAGCTGCTGGAATTGACATAGAGCAATCCGGAATTCAGATAGCTGATTCACCAGAATCATTTATCAAACAAATCCTTCACTTTCACCAAAATCAAGATTTCCGACAAAAAGTTGGCGAACAATCGCGCAATTATATTTCAAAAGTTCATAGTTTTGAAACCTGTAACGCACTAATGAAAAGTACCTTTGGAATCTAA
- a CDS encoding T9SS-dependent choice-of-anchor J family protein, with protein MLKQIAFFTSVLISALSVHAQTTILDEDFQQGIPANWTVIKADSYIEQNSQYAPGWIAIPDPNNLSDTVAAATSYFTVAGKASRWLISPAITIGTFGNYLKWRAKSFDPSYPDTYQVLVSKTDTQIASFTDTISRVEFELEDWTNHEVNLTAQGYVNVETIYLAFKIETTGGFNLFLDSINFRKDDPLTVNEQFIQADVAIYPNPTTDLISFSTSAVLDEISIYNTAGNLIYTQASDLPISMQTMNQGLYLVRIRTNTGQLITKRIQKI; from the coding sequence ATGTTAAAACAAATTGCCTTTTTTACAAGCGTTTTAATTTCAGCGCTTTCAGTTCATGCACAAACGACCATTTTGGACGAGGATTTCCAACAAGGAATTCCAGCAAATTGGACAGTTATAAAAGCAGACTCTTACATTGAACAAAACTCACAATACGCTCCAGGATGGATTGCTATTCCTGATCCCAATAATTTATCAGATACCGTTGCAGCAGCTACTTCTTATTTTACAGTTGCAGGAAAAGCAAGTCGCTGGTTGATTTCTCCAGCAATTACGATCGGAACTTTTGGGAATTACTTAAAATGGAGAGCGAAATCGTTTGATCCTAGTTACCCAGATACGTATCAAGTACTTGTATCAAAAACGGATACGCAAATTGCTAGCTTTACAGATACTATTTCACGTGTGGAATTTGAATTGGAAGATTGGACAAATCATGAAGTGAATTTAACTGCACAAGGTTATGTGAACGTTGAAACTATTTACCTTGCTTTTAAAATCGAAACTACTGGCGGATTCAATTTGTTCTTAGACAGCATCAACTTCCGAAAAGATGATCCATTAACGGTGAATGAGCAATTCATACAAGCTGATGTGGCAATTTATCCAAATCCAACAACTGATTTGATTTCGTTTTCTACAAGTGCCGTATTGGATGAAATTTCAATTTATAACACCGCTGGAAATTTGATTTACACACAAGCATCCGATTTACCCATTTCGATGCAAACCATGAATCAAGGACTTTACTTGGTTCGTATTCGAACAAACACAGGACAACTTATCACGAAACGAATTCAGAAAATATAA
- a CDS encoding LptF/LptG family permease — protein MKKLTVFSIKSFGGPFVVTFFISMVMLIMQFTWVYIDDLMGKGLGVAVIIELMFYVSAGLIPLALPLAILLSSIMTLGNLAENNELTALKSSGLSLFRILRPLTQTVIVIATATFFFANYVIPVANLKWHTIIYDIQETKVGMLLTPGSYTKEIEGYAIKIKSGKDNTFKGITIHDYTNPNVLKTVKADSGIVYKGDDGKYLLFHLSNGIIHEELQAQAPVFTEQGQSFHPGGDFRPSRTTQFKAATYKMELVGFDLNKSKEELFKNDYEMLNVFQISAAKDSLQRRLDKMTTDFAKVSINKHPFNQSIGYENLRKVAPQNRDETKQIEQLQAIPEKVIKLSDLTKEERITAINNALVSARSSEKEAVDQEGMLDMLNTNYDLYQIEFHRKFALSGAIIVLFFVGAPLGAIIRKGGFGAPVVIAALLFMVYFVLFSVGQNLATSNDKILSPFWGMWLPTAVLIPIAAILMIAAANDFGVFDKKLWRYILTFGRRR, from the coding sequence TTGAAGAAACTCACTGTTTTTAGCATTAAATCTTTCGGAGGTCCTTTCGTAGTGACTTTCTTTATTTCTATGGTAATGCTTATCATGCAATTTACCTGGGTTTATATTGATGATTTAATGGGAAAAGGCTTAGGTGTTGCAGTGATTATCGAATTGATGTTTTATGTTTCAGCTGGATTAATTCCACTTGCTTTGCCTCTCGCTATTTTGCTCAGTTCGATAATGACCTTAGGAAATTTGGCTGAAAACAACGAATTAACAGCTCTAAAATCATCTGGATTATCCTTGTTTCGAATTCTCAGACCATTAACACAAACTGTAATTGTCATTGCAACTGCTACATTTTTCTTCGCCAATTATGTCATTCCCGTAGCCAATTTGAAATGGCACACAATCATCTACGATATCCAAGAAACAAAGGTTGGGATGTTACTCACACCGGGTTCTTATACAAAGGAAATTGAAGGGTATGCAATTAAAATAAAATCAGGCAAAGACAATACATTTAAAGGAATTACAATCCATGATTATACGAATCCAAATGTGCTTAAAACAGTAAAAGCGGATTCTGGAATTGTTTATAAAGGAGATGATGGCAAATATCTATTGTTTCATTTAAGTAATGGAATTATCCACGAAGAATTGCAAGCTCAAGCTCCAGTTTTCACAGAACAAGGACAATCTTTTCATCCTGGGGGAGACTTTAGACCAAGTAGAACAACTCAATTCAAAGCTGCAACTTACAAAATGGAATTGGTTGGTTTCGATCTCAATAAATCGAAGGAAGAGCTTTTTAAAAATGATTATGAAATGCTGAATGTGTTTCAAATTAGCGCAGCAAAAGATTCCTTGCAAAGACGATTGGATAAGATGACGACTGATTTTGCAAAAGTCAGCATCAATAAACACCCCTTCAATCAGTCTATTGGGTATGAAAACTTACGAAAAGTTGCTCCTCAAAATCGAGATGAAACGAAACAAATCGAACAACTTCAAGCAATTCCTGAAAAAGTGATTAAGCTTTCAGATCTCACCAAAGAAGAACGAATTACCGCAATAAACAACGCATTGGTAAGTGCTCGGAGCAGTGAAAAAGAAGCCGTTGATCAAGAGGGAATGTTGGATATGTTGAATACGAATTATGATCTTTATCAAATTGAGTTTCACCGTAAATTTGCCCTTTCGGGAGCAATTATTGTGCTCTTTTTTGTTGGAGCTCCTCTAGGTGCCATTATCCGAAAAGGCGGATTTGGTGCACCTGTTGTCATTGCAGCGCTATTATTCATGGTGTACTTTGTATTGTTCAGTGTCGGACAAAATTTAGCCACTTCAAATGATAAAATACTTTCTCCGTTTTGGGGAATGTGGCTGCCAACAGCTGTGTTGATTCCTATTGCTGCTATTTTAATGATTGCTGCAGCGAATGATTTTGGCGTTTTTGACAAGAAATTGTGGCGGTATATTTTAACCTTTGGCAGAAGAAGATGA
- a CDS encoding Delta-60 repeat-containing protein: protein MKKILLAVLISSPVFTMNASAQYLDSTFNTNGYLPYLGSNSNSQGNLGSGQASAIQSDGKIVTVLGRDNNSNDLFMYIYRYLSDGMPDPAFGIGGSSKIFCGTRSTGFDVEIQSDQKIVLIGESEYCTNGICGAKQFVMMRLKTNGDLDSTFGTNGHILTSDVFGSNGTFSIPKSLHILPNGKFMVGGRGPSGKPVIVRLNSNGFPDNTYGTNGVFSFLNISRAQFVNMAIGANGEAYGLLITDTWNQTAMSYDSANYTDNAVFKLTPTGTLDQSFGINGIFEFGTDNTDTPLSIVLASSGKLLVAGYNMPVNNYYVYSYGRANRGFVAFVNANGTLDMSIPNGFSNFDFVQDSATFFNKIIEKSPNEFLICGFTTDYVSGNFQNKGLIVSMNAQGQLNTAFNGNGYMIFDHGMVGTSGWNGKLANFMDVDITTNNKILLTGYRNPTAGATKGSIYILQLTYGPTSNLAVEELSNEADFSAYPNPVSNGRFMVAMEQTASMQLVALDGRILYQGEVSEGISQITFDSDYKGVAILKVETKEGKVGTRKMLFE, encoded by the coding sequence ATGAAGAAAATTCTACTCGCGGTTTTGATCAGTTCGCCTGTTTTCACAATGAATGCGTCTGCACAATACCTTGATTCTACGTTTAATACCAACGGTTACCTCCCCTATCTTGGCAGCAATTCTAATAGTCAAGGAAATCTGGGATCTGGTCAGGCTTCTGCAATCCAGTCTGATGGGAAGATTGTTACCGTTCTTGGTAGAGATAACAATTCAAACGACCTGTTCATGTACATTTATCGCTATTTGTCGGATGGAATGCCTGATCCCGCTTTTGGAATTGGTGGCTCATCAAAAATCTTCTGCGGAACACGAAGCACCGGTTTTGATGTCGAAATCCAATCAGATCAAAAGATTGTATTAATTGGTGAATCAGAATATTGTACTAACGGAATCTGTGGCGCAAAACAATTCGTGATGATGCGTTTGAAAACAAATGGCGATTTAGACTCTACTTTCGGAACAAACGGCCATATTTTGACTTCTGATGTTTTCGGGAGCAATGGAACGTTTTCTATTCCCAAAAGCTTACATATTCTTCCAAATGGAAAGTTTATGGTTGGTGGACGTGGTCCGAGTGGAAAACCCGTAATTGTCCGTCTAAATTCGAATGGTTTTCCAGATAACACGTATGGAACAAATGGCGTTTTTAGCTTTTTGAATATTTCACGAGCACAATTTGTGAATATGGCAATCGGGGCGAACGGAGAAGCTTACGGATTGTTGATTACCGACACTTGGAATCAAACAGCAATGTCTTACGATTCTGCTAATTACACAGACAATGCGGTGTTTAAACTCACTCCAACCGGAACACTTGACCAAAGTTTTGGAATAAACGGCATTTTTGAATTCGGGACAGATAATACTGATACCCCACTTTCTATTGTATTAGCCAGCTCAGGGAAATTATTGGTTGCAGGTTATAACATGCCTGTAAACAATTATTACGTTTATTCATACGGTCGAGCAAACAGAGGATTTGTGGCTTTTGTCAATGCAAATGGAACGTTGGACATGAGTATTCCAAACGGATTCTCGAACTTCGATTTTGTGCAAGACAGTGCGACGTTCTTTAATAAAATCATCGAAAAAAGTCCGAATGAATTTTTAATCTGTGGTTTTACTACGGATTATGTTAGCGGAAACTTCCAAAACAAAGGATTGATTGTCAGTATGAATGCGCAGGGGCAGTTAAATACTGCATTCAACGGAAACGGCTACATGATTTTCGATCATGGAATGGTAGGAACTTCTGGTTGGAATGGGAAATTGGCCAATTTCATGGACGTAGACATTACAACTAATAACAAGATTTTATTGACAGGATATCGAAATCCAACTGCCGGAGCAACAAAAGGAAGTATTTATATACTACAGCTGACTTACGGACCTACGAGCAATTTAGCTGTCGAGGAACTTTCCAATGAAGCTGATTTTTCAGCTTATCCGAATCCAGTGAGCAATGGTCGTTTTATGGTTGCGATGGAGCAAACTGCAAGCATGCAATTGGTAGCCTTGGATGGAAGAATCCTATATCAAGGTGAGGTTTCTGAAGGAATTTCACAAATCACCTTCGATTCGGACTACAAAGGAGTTGCCATATTGAAAGTAGAGACTAAAGAAGGAAAAGTGGGAACACGCAAGATGCTTTTTGAATAA
- a CDS encoding glycosyltransferase — MESKEDIIFIVSRFPYPLEKGDKLRAFYQLKELSKSFHVTLICTTDISVSAENLAIVNQFCKHVHIFNLKKSGLLIQLLASLFDSKPLQVHYFYRKSIHKQITAIIEKTNPKHIYCQLIRVTEYAKNQHIIPKTLDYMDALSKGMERRIQTEFWYKKWFYRLESKRLKHYERRIFDYFEHKTIISEQDRKLIYHPENQKIEVVPNGIDQSFFETLSVVKDYDIVFTGNFSYAPNIEAALYLAEEILPRLKQKGISCKLLLSGANPVKRVLDLQSESITVSGWVDDIRISYQRARLFVAPLFIGTGLQNKLLEAMASELPCITTPLANNALGGINNETILLAENSDLFVETIIKGLNPENSYSNIAKNGKEYIQQHFSWETQTSRLIEIIHSTVK; from the coding sequence TTGGAATCTAAAGAAGATATCATATTCATCGTTTCAAGATTCCCTTATCCGCTTGAAAAAGGAGATAAACTAAGGGCTTTTTATCAATTGAAAGAGCTTTCTAAATCATTTCATGTAACGCTTATTTGCACAACAGATATTTCTGTTTCAGCAGAAAACTTAGCAATCGTCAATCAATTTTGTAAGCACGTTCATATTTTCAATCTCAAAAAATCGGGACTTCTCATACAACTCCTAGCTTCGCTTTTTGATTCGAAGCCTTTACAGGTGCATTATTTCTATCGGAAATCGATTCACAAACAAATTACGGCGATTATTGAGAAAACCAATCCGAAACACATTTACTGTCAGTTGATTCGGGTTACGGAATACGCGAAAAATCAGCACATCATTCCAAAAACACTCGATTACATGGATGCGCTTTCCAAAGGAATGGAGCGAAGAATCCAAACAGAATTCTGGTACAAAAAGTGGTTTTACAGATTAGAAAGCAAGCGACTAAAGCACTATGAACGACGCATTTTTGATTATTTCGAGCACAAAACAATCATTTCAGAACAAGACAGAAAACTGATCTATCACCCTGAAAATCAAAAAATAGAAGTTGTTCCAAATGGAATCGATCAGTCATTCTTCGAAACCTTGTCTGTAGTCAAGGATTACGATATCGTCTTCACAGGTAACTTTTCGTACGCTCCAAATATCGAAGCTGCTCTCTACTTAGCAGAAGAAATTCTACCACGCTTGAAGCAGAAAGGGATTTCGTGTAAACTGCTCCTTTCTGGCGCAAATCCAGTGAAACGAGTTTTAGATCTCCAATCGGAATCCATTACCGTTTCTGGCTGGGTAGACGATATTCGCATCAGTTATCAGCGTGCTCGATTATTCGTAGCGCCACTTTTCATTGGTACTGGACTGCAAAACAAATTGTTAGAAGCAATGGCGAGTGAACTTCCGTGTATCACGACTCCTTTAGCGAACAATGCTTTGGGTGGAATAAACAACGAAACAATTCTCTTAGCTGAAAACAGTGATTTATTCGTGGAAACTATCATAAAAGGATTAAATCCAGAAAACAGTTACTCCAATATCGCTAAGAATGGGAAAGAATACATTCAACAGCATTTTTCATGGGAAACACAGACTTCCCGATTGATTGAAATTATCCACTCAACTGTTAAATAA
- a CDS encoding bifunctional 3,4-dihydroxy-2-butanone-4-phosphate synthase/GTP cyclohydrolase II: MSGKLNTIEEAIEDIKAGKVIIVVDDEDRENEGDFIAAAEMVTPEMINFMATHGRGLICTPLTESRCNELELNLMVTNNTVLHETQFTVSVDLIGHGCTTGISVFDRAKTIKALVSEDTKPEDLGRPGHIFPLRAKKGGVLQRTGHTEAAVDLARMAGFKPAGILVEILNEDGSMSRLPELFEIAKKFDLKLISIADLIAYRMKHESLITREVEVEMPTEHGDFKLIAFSVNSNGQEHLALVKGTWEPKEPVLVRMHSSCLTGDIFGSCRCDCGPQLQHSMKMIQEEGKGVIVYLNQEGRGIGLLNKLKAYKLQEEGFDTVEANLKLGFQADEREYGIGAQILHELGVSKMRLMSNNPKKRTGLVGYGLEIIENVAIEVGRNKHNEKYLQTKVDKMGHSLKMGK; this comes from the coding sequence ATGTCAGGAAAGTTAAATACAATCGAAGAAGCGATTGAAGATATAAAAGCGGGAAAAGTTATTATTGTTGTTGATGATGAAGATCGTGAAAATGAAGGAGATTTTATAGCCGCTGCTGAAATGGTTACTCCCGAAATGATCAATTTCATGGCCACTCATGGACGCGGATTAATCTGTACTCCCTTAACAGAATCAAGATGTAACGAATTGGAATTAAATCTAATGGTTACAAACAACACGGTACTTCACGAAACACAATTTACAGTTTCAGTTGATTTAATTGGACATGGTTGTACAACAGGTATTTCCGTATTCGACCGCGCTAAAACAATCAAAGCCTTGGTTTCAGAAGATACAAAACCAGAAGATTTAGGTCGTCCTGGACATATTTTCCCACTTCGCGCGAAGAAAGGCGGAGTTTTGCAACGCACAGGTCACACAGAAGCTGCAGTAGATTTGGCGCGAATGGCTGGATTTAAACCTGCTGGAATTTTAGTAGAGATTTTAAACGAAGATGGATCGATGTCACGTCTTCCAGAATTATTCGAAATCGCTAAGAAATTTGATTTAAAACTCATTTCTATTGCTGATTTGATTGCTTACCGCATGAAGCACGAATCATTGATTACGAGAGAAGTTGAGGTTGAAATGCCTACTGAACATGGAGATTTTAAATTAATTGCTTTCTCGGTGAATTCAAACGGACAAGAACACTTAGCCTTGGTTAAAGGAACTTGGGAGCCTAAAGAACCTGTATTGGTGCGCATGCACTCTTCTTGTTTGACAGGTGATATTTTTGGTTCTTGTCGTTGCGATTGCGGACCTCAATTACAACATTCCATGAAAATGATTCAAGAAGAAGGTAAAGGAGTAATCGTTTATTTGAATCAAGAAGGCCGTGGAATTGGTTTGTTGAACAAATTGAAAGCTTACAAATTACAAGAAGAAGGTTTCGATACTGTTGAAGCAAACTTGAAATTGGGCTTTCAAGCAGATGAAAGAGAATACGGAATCGGCGCTCAAATCTTACACGAATTAGGTGTTTCTAAAATGCGTTTGATGTCGAATAATCCTAAAAAACGTACTGGTTTAGTAGGATACGGATTGGAAATCATTGAAAATGTAGCCATTGAAGTTGGTCGCAATAAACACAATGAAAAATACTTGCAAACAAAAGTTGACAAGATGGGACATTCTCTAAAAATGGGTAAATAA